In the Candidatus Izemoplasmatales bacterium genome, CGATCCCCTCGGACTCCTTGGTGCGGATCGCGAACTCCTCGAGCGCATCGGCGTCGATCGTGTGCCCGGCCTCCTCGACGCGCCTGCGGGCGACCGCATAGGCGTCTTCCTTGCGGACCGGCAGGCATTCGACGACCGTGGCCTTCTCGGTGAACAAGCGCGCGAGCGCCTTGCGGGAATCGAGCTTCTCGGTGACGACCTGGACGACCAGGACCGTCGTCGGATTCGGATGGGCGAGATACTCCTGGAGCCGTTCGAGGTGGTGTTCCGGTTCCTTCTGCGGCTTCGGCGCCGCCGCCAGGAAGTAGGCGTTGCGCAGGACGACGCCCTTCTTCTCCGACAGAAACGGGATCGTCATCGCCGCCGCGACGGCCTCGTCGACCGTCGTCTCCTCCATGTCGAAAGATTCGACGTCGGCGGGATCGACTCCCGCGGCGGCGAACAGGTCTTCGGTCTTCGACTGGAGCGGCATGCGGTCCGGTCCGTAAAGCAGGGTCACGACTCCGTTCATCCTATCACCGGACCTATTATACCACGCCGGCGGTCCGAAAGGAACACCGAGGCGACGCGGACGAGCTTCCCCGCGGCCTGCGCGAAGCGGTCGTCCTCGGATCGGCTTCCGAGGATGCGGATCCCCCCGGGGAGATAGGTGAAGGTGATCGTTCCGAGCCGGTCGGTGCGGAGGATCGCGGCGCCGGCGGCCGTCAGACGCGAGA is a window encoding:
- the holA gene encoding DNA polymerase III subunit delta; the encoded protein is MNGVVTLLYGPDRMPLQSKTEDLFAAAGVDPADVESFDMEETTVDEAVAAAMTIPFLSEKKGVVLRNAYFLAAAPKPQKEPEHHLERLQEYLAHPNPTTVLVVQVVTEKLDSRKALARLFTEKATVVECLPVRKEDAYAVARRRVEEAGHTIDADALEEFAIRTKESEGIARNELDKLILFAGKKVAIDVKMVRSVVTKNVEDNVFDLVNAYLAKDAWSVTSTLQDLFKTGIDPASVATLMASKFQEILYAKELLRTGARFDDVMKYFGASKGRTYYIMKNANEQKDDFVLDRLARLEELDFGMKSGTIDKRVGLETFLYQYE